CTGCTGCTCCACACAGAAACAGTGTTTTTACATCTTTTTGATCCAACTTTAGCCTTCTAGCAATAAACGAAGAGATTCCTCCACCTAACAAAAGACTTGGTCCCTCTAATCCAGCGCTTCCACCAAAACCTATGGTTATCGCAGAAGCCAAAGTTCTGCTCATGGTATCTCTCAAGCTAACAATGCCGTTTTTGAAATGGTATCTTTCAATTACAAGTTCTGTTCCGCAACCGCACTCTTTATTTTCCGCCCACAGTCTTATT
The window above is part of the Candidatus Bathyarchaeia archaeon genome. Proteins encoded here:
- a CDS encoding chloride channel protein produces the protein MRSRQNLRQSSERFFEVVKYWVLPLILGSIIGLAIILLVYIYKLLNYASFIIVYWNSSFLLASTIVALLGGYLTIRLWAENKECGCGTELVIERYHFKNGIVSLRDTMSRTLASAITIGFGGSAGLEGPSLLLGGGISSFIARRLKLDQKDVKTLFLCGAA